Proteins encoded by one window of Natronoarchaeum mannanilyticum:
- a CDS encoding anthranilate phosphoribosyltransferase, with the protein MAQTSQEYGEWPLDRLMTEVVGSGSKSADDMSRAQAREAFQRILDDEPDPTTLGAFWLANRWKRNTPEELGSYVDVMAEESTVVAEPDADPVDCGANYDGKGRSALLGVGAGVVAAAAGTPIVVHSGDRVPTQKQDAYKHVLDELGVRTELDPEESADMVDETGFGFYYQPAFNPRIDELSERREKMGVRTFVNTIETLANPANADVHLGSFYHLAFAKKVVETFQKSEHVSPAKVIMFQGMEGYDDIRPGYTKVAEWSENGGGEAFEDYEIETPEYGMDFEEEDLYVDDVQADSAEITEAVLAGERDDQFADAIALNAAFRIYARDDVDSLDDGLDAAREAIDDGSAAAVLDDLRAF; encoded by the coding sequence ATGGCCCAGACGTCCCAGGAGTACGGCGAGTGGCCGCTCGATCGGCTGATGACCGAGGTCGTCGGCTCCGGCTCGAAGTCGGCCGACGATATGTCTCGCGCGCAAGCCCGTGAAGCGTTTCAGCGCATCCTCGACGACGAGCCCGACCCGACGACGCTCGGCGCGTTCTGGCTCGCGAACCGCTGGAAGCGCAACACGCCCGAGGAGCTGGGCTCCTACGTCGACGTGATGGCCGAGGAGTCGACGGTCGTCGCCGAGCCCGACGCCGACCCGGTCGACTGCGGCGCCAACTACGACGGCAAGGGGCGCTCCGCCCTCCTCGGCGTCGGCGCCGGCGTCGTCGCCGCCGCGGCGGGGACGCCGATCGTCGTCCACAGCGGCGACCGCGTGCCGACCCAGAAGCAAGACGCCTACAAGCACGTGCTGGACGAGCTCGGCGTCCGAACGGAGCTCGACCCCGAGGAGAGCGCCGACATGGTCGACGAGACCGGCTTCGGCTTCTACTACCAGCCCGCCTTCAACCCGCGGATCGATGAGCTCTCAGAGCGCCGCGAGAAGATGGGCGTGCGCACGTTCGTCAACACGATCGAGACGCTTGCCAATCCCGCGAACGCCGACGTCCACCTCGGCAGCTTCTACCACCTGGCGTTCGCCAAGAAGGTCGTCGAGACGTTCCAGAAGAGCGAGCACGTCTCGCCCGCGAAAGTGATCATGTTCCAGGGGATGGAGGGGTACGACGACATTCGCCCGGGCTACACCAAGGTCGCCGAGTGGTCCGAGAACGGCGGCGGGGAAGCCTTCGAGGACTACGAGATCGAGACGCCCGAGTACGGGATGGACTTCGAGGAGGAGGACCTCTACGTCGACGACGTGCAGGCCGACTCCGCGGAGATCACGGAGGCGGTCCTCGCGGGCGAGCGCGACGACCAGTTCGCCGACGCGATCGCGCTCAACGCCGCGTTCCGGATCTACGCGCGGGACGACGTCGACTCGCTCGACGACGGCCTCGACGCCGCGCGCGAGGCGATCGACGACGGCAGCGCGGCCGCGGTGCTCGACGACCTGCGGGCGTTCTGA
- a CDS encoding universal stress protein, whose product MAKTVLVAIDGSPQSKEALEHALDEHPEAEIVALTVVDPAEAGYSVEGAAPDFPQEWYETAEQEAEHLLEDAEERAVEADQSITTASAVGRPANAIVEYAEDQGVDHIVLGSHGRTGMSRILLGSVAETVMRRSTVPVTVVR is encoded by the coding sequence ATGGCAAAGACCGTTCTCGTCGCGATCGACGGATCGCCCCAGTCGAAGGAAGCGCTGGAACACGCGCTCGACGAACACCCCGAAGCCGAGATCGTCGCGCTGACGGTCGTCGACCCCGCGGAGGCCGGCTACTCCGTCGAGGGCGCGGCGCCTGATTTCCCCCAGGAGTGGTACGAAACCGCCGAGCAGGAGGCCGAGCACCTGCTAGAGGACGCCGAAGAGCGGGCCGTCGAGGCCGACCAGTCGATTACGACCGCCAGCGCCGTCGGCCGGCCGGCCAACGCCATCGTCGAGTACGCCGAGGATCAGGGGGTCGACCACATCGTGCTGGGTAGCCACGGCCGGACGGGGATGTCCCGGATTCTGCTCGGAAGCGTCGCGGAGACGGTGATGCGACGGTCGACGGTGCCGGTGACCGTGGTGCGGTAG